The following proteins are encoded in a genomic region of Catellatospora sp. TT07R-123:
- a CDS encoding branched-chain amino acid ABC transporter permease, with protein MRRWWPLGLAVLLALLPYGQAFNAPGTLNLLALCLVFAGLAAGYDLLFGRTGLLSFGHALYFAIGAYLTVILMNHGFALPVAALLAMVAGTAVAALLGAVALRVDGIAFSMVTLAFAQVGAIIVARDPGGLTGGEEGATIAQGMPDALVGVVNTVNLYWLALAYLVVVLVVLHRVGRSPAGRVLSAIRDDARRVGVLGLSPYRYKLMSFVLAGALAALGGTVYVLVVGGAAPHLSSSDLTLTLLVMVVLGGPGSRFGPALGGALFTFLDYQLTDYATDLPGPLAQPMFVLGVVFILAVYFFPGGLARIGVTLPGWLRRPARQEA; from the coding sequence ATGAGGCGATGGTGGCCTTTGGGCCTGGCCGTACTGCTGGCGCTGCTGCCGTACGGGCAGGCGTTCAACGCGCCGGGAACGCTGAACCTGCTGGCGCTGTGCCTGGTCTTCGCGGGCCTGGCCGCAGGCTACGACCTGCTGTTCGGCCGGACCGGCCTGCTGTCGTTCGGGCACGCGCTGTACTTCGCGATCGGCGCGTACCTGACGGTGATCCTGATGAACCACGGGTTCGCGCTGCCGGTGGCGGCGCTGCTGGCCATGGTCGCCGGGACCGCCGTCGCGGCGCTGCTCGGCGCGGTGGCCCTGCGCGTGGACGGGATCGCGTTCTCCATGGTGACGCTGGCGTTCGCGCAGGTCGGAGCGATCATCGTGGCCCGGGACCCGGGCGGGCTGACCGGCGGCGAGGAGGGCGCCACCATCGCGCAGGGCATGCCCGACGCGCTGGTGGGGGTCGTCAACACGGTCAACCTGTACTGGCTGGCGCTGGCCTACCTGGTGGTGGTGCTGGTGGTGCTGCACCGGGTGGGCCGGTCGCCGGCCGGGCGGGTGCTCTCGGCGATCCGCGACGACGCGCGGCGGGTCGGGGTGCTGGGGCTGTCGCCGTACCGGTACAAGCTGATGTCGTTCGTGCTGGCCGGAGCCCTGGCCGCACTCGGCGGCACCGTGTACGTGCTGGTCGTCGGCGGTGCCGCCCCGCACCTGTCCTCCTCCGACCTCACCCTGACCCTGCTGGTCATGGTGGTGCTCGGCGGGCCGGGCAGCCGGTTCGGCCCGGCGCTGGGCGGTGCGCTGTTCACGTTCCTGGACTACCAGCTCACCGACTATGCCACCGACCTGCCGGGTCCGCTGGCGCAGCCGATGTTCGTGCTGGGTGTGGTGTTCATCCTGGCGGTGTACTTCTTCCCGGGCGGGCTGGCCCGGATCGGGGTGACGCTGCCGGGGTGGCTGCGCCGCCCCGCCCGCCAGGAGGCATGA
- a CDS encoding DUF1304 domain-containing protein has product MDLARATAIAGVTMSAMNVLAQIFAVLAGLLHVLIFVMESVLFRRPAVHGRFRTRPADLDAVRPWALNQGFYNLFLALGALGGVAAVHAGQAATGAAVALFSCACMLGAALVLIATDRRMARAALTQGLLPALALAAALLA; this is encoded by the coding sequence ATGGACCTGGCTCGCGCCACCGCCATCGCCGGGGTGACAATGTCGGCCATGAACGTGCTCGCCCAGATCTTCGCGGTGCTCGCCGGCCTGCTCCACGTCCTGATCTTCGTGATGGAGAGCGTGCTGTTCCGGCGCCCCGCGGTGCACGGCCGCTTCCGCACCCGGCCCGCCGACCTCGACGCCGTCCGCCCGTGGGCGCTCAACCAGGGCTTCTACAACCTGTTCCTGGCGCTCGGCGCGCTGGGCGGGGTGGCCGCCGTCCACGCCGGGCAGGCGGCCACGGGCGCAGCCGTGGCCCTGTTCAGCTGCGCCTGCATGCTCGGCGCGGCCCTCGTGCTGATCGCGACCGACCGCCGGATGGCCCGCGCCGCCCTCACCCAGGGCCTGCTCCCCGCCCTGGCCCTGGCCGCCGCCCTGCTCGCCTGA
- a CDS encoding ABC transporter ATP-binding protein, giving the protein MSYALSARGLTRDFRGFRAVDGVDLDVAEGSVHALVGPNGAGKTTLFNLLTGFLAPTSGRIEACGRDITGLPPEKVARLGVARSFQITSLFPGMTAVEHVELALQGTGWQFWRSDKLLRRHRPRALELLDLVGLADLAGHTADSLAYGRKRALELALALALDPKVLLLDEPTAGMGVEDVDRTVDLIGLVRDGRTVVLVEHNMAVVGALADRVTVLQSGRVLVEGGYDEVRADDRVITAYLGTADVAH; this is encoded by the coding sequence GTGTCATATGCACTTTCCGCCCGGGGGCTGACCCGTGACTTCCGGGGTTTCCGCGCGGTGGACGGCGTCGACCTCGACGTGGCCGAGGGCAGCGTGCACGCCCTGGTCGGCCCCAACGGAGCCGGCAAGACCACGCTGTTCAACCTGCTGACCGGGTTCCTGGCCCCGACCTCGGGCCGGATCGAGGCGTGCGGGCGCGACATCACCGGCCTGCCGCCGGAGAAGGTGGCCCGGCTCGGCGTGGCCCGTTCGTTCCAGATCACCAGCCTGTTCCCCGGTATGACCGCCGTCGAGCACGTCGAACTGGCCCTGCAAGGGACCGGCTGGCAGTTCTGGCGGTCGGACAAGCTGCTGCGCCGGCACCGCCCGCGCGCCCTGGAACTGCTCGACCTCGTGGGCCTGGCCGACCTGGCCGGGCACACGGCCGACAGCCTCGCGTACGGCCGCAAGCGCGCCCTGGAACTGGCGCTCGCGCTGGCCCTGGACCCGAAGGTGCTGCTGCTGGACGAGCCGACCGCCGGGATGGGCGTCGAGGACGTCGACCGGACCGTCGACCTGATCGGCCTGGTCCGCGACGGCCGCACCGTCGTGCTGGTCGAGCACAACATGGCCGTCGTCGGGGCGCTGGCCGACCGGGTGACCGTGCTCCAGTCGGGCCGGGTCCTGGTCGAAGGCGGCTACGACGAGGTACGGGCCGACGACCGCGTCATCACCGCCTACCTGGGGACTGCCGATGTTGCGCATTGA
- a CDS encoding ABC transporter ATP-binding protein, with amino-acid sequence MLRIENLSAAYGEAVVLRGVSLEVGTGEVVTLVGRNGAGKSTLLRCVMGLHPSYTGRIELNGRDLAALPAHRRARLGLGWVPDDRGSYAGLSVAESLLLPPTVGPDPWPMARVYDTFPALHARRDSPSTKLSGGEQQMLALARVLRMGARLLLCDEPTEGLSPLLVQQVGDILRTAKEHGVTVLLVEQNVHFAATVADRHYLLVNGVVAETLDNASVRSRERDLLAYLGI; translated from the coding sequence ATGTTGCGCATTGAGAACCTGTCGGCCGCCTACGGCGAGGCCGTCGTGCTGCGGGGCGTGTCGCTGGAGGTCGGCACCGGCGAGGTGGTGACCCTGGTGGGGCGCAACGGCGCGGGCAAGTCGACGCTGCTGCGCTGCGTGATGGGCCTGCACCCGTCATACACCGGAAGAATCGAGCTGAACGGCCGCGACCTGGCCGCGCTGCCCGCGCACCGGCGGGCCCGGCTCGGTCTGGGCTGGGTGCCCGACGACCGGGGCAGCTACGCGGGCCTGTCGGTGGCGGAGAGCCTGCTGCTGCCGCCGACGGTCGGACCCGATCCGTGGCCCATGGCCCGGGTGTACGACACCTTCCCCGCGCTGCACGCCCGGCGCGACTCCCCCTCCACCAAGCTGTCCGGCGGCGAGCAGCAGATGCTCGCCCTGGCCCGGGTGCTGCGCATGGGCGCGCGCCTGCTGTTGTGCGACGAGCCGACCGAGGGCCTGTCCCCGCTGCTGGTGCAGCAGGTCGGCGACATCCTGCGCACCGCCAAGGAGCACGGCGTGACCGTGCTGCTGGTGGAGCAGAACGTGCACTTCGCCGCGACCGTCGCCGACCGGCACTACCTGCTGGTCAACGGCGTGGTCGCCGAGACGCTCGACAACGCCTCGGTCCGCTCCCGCGAGCGCGACCTGCTGGCGTACCTCGGGATCTGA
- a CDS encoding ABC transporter substrate-binding protein: protein MTTSRFRISAVLAATALLAAACGGGGPQGDSGAKISDNKIVLGVLNDQSGAYAQLSGKNSVKAVELAIADFKAKYGDKAVTQDISVETADHQNKPDVANTKAAELYDRKAVDVMLDVPTSSAAEKVADVAKEKKKLYFNISAATTTLTGAKCNRYTFHYAYDTYMLANGTGKSTTEQGAKNWYVLYPNYQFGQDMEKSFSAAIGAAGGSVVARDAAPFPNTSGDYSTYLLKAPTLNPKPDVLGTMQAGAELVNVVKQYNEFKLRDKGIGLAVGLMFLTDIHSLTPDALAGTTYTDAWYWNFDATNRAFADRFLAATGVRPTFAHAANYSAAMQYLEAVQAAGTDGADAVIKQLEGKEINDVFLRNGKIRAEDHRVIHDAYLAQVKAGKDVAEPWDYVKILKTIPAAEAFRAPSPDCHL, encoded by the coding sequence ATGACGACATCTAGGTTCCGGATCTCCGCGGTGCTGGCCGCCACGGCCCTGCTCGCCGCCGCGTGCGGCGGGGGAGGTCCCCAGGGTGACAGCGGCGCGAAGATCAGCGACAACAAGATCGTGCTGGGCGTGCTCAACGACCAGTCCGGCGCGTACGCGCAGCTGTCGGGCAAGAACTCGGTCAAGGCCGTCGAGCTGGCGATCGCCGATTTCAAGGCCAAGTACGGCGACAAGGCCGTCACGCAGGACATCAGCGTCGAGACCGCCGACCACCAGAACAAGCCCGACGTCGCCAACACCAAGGCCGCCGAGCTCTACGACCGCAAGGCCGTCGACGTGATGCTGGACGTGCCGACCTCCTCGGCCGCCGAGAAGGTCGCCGACGTGGCCAAGGAGAAGAAGAAGCTCTACTTCAACATCTCCGCCGCGACGACCACGCTGACCGGCGCGAAGTGCAACAGGTACACGTTCCACTACGCGTACGACACGTACATGCTGGCCAACGGCACTGGCAAGAGCACCACCGAGCAGGGCGCGAAGAACTGGTACGTGCTCTACCCGAACTACCAGTTCGGGCAGGACATGGAGAAGAGCTTCTCGGCCGCGATCGGCGCGGCGGGCGGTTCGGTGGTGGCCCGTGACGCCGCCCCGTTCCCGAACACCAGCGGCGACTACTCGACGTACCTGCTCAAGGCGCCGACGCTGAACCCGAAGCCGGACGTGCTGGGCACCATGCAGGCCGGCGCGGAGCTGGTGAACGTGGTGAAGCAGTACAACGAGTTCAAGCTGCGCGACAAGGGCATCGGCCTGGCCGTCGGCCTGATGTTCCTGACCGACATCCACTCGCTGACCCCGGACGCGCTGGCGGGCACCACGTACACCGACGCCTGGTACTGGAACTTCGACGCGACCAACCGCGCGTTCGCCGACCGGTTCCTGGCCGCCACGGGGGTGCGCCCGACGTTCGCCCACGCCGCCAACTACTCGGCGGCGATGCAGTACCTGGAGGCCGTGCAGGCGGCGGGCACCGACGGCGCCGACGCGGTGATCAAGCAGCTGGAGGGCAAGGAGATCAACGACGTCTTCCTGCGCAACGGCAAGATCCGCGCGGAGGACCACCGGGTCATCCACGACGCGTACCTGGCCCAGGTCAAGGCGGGCAAGGACGTCGCCGAGCCGTGGGACTACGTGAAGATCCTCAAGACCATCCCGGCCGCGGAGGCGTTCCGGGCGCCGTCGCCGGACTGCCACCTGTGA
- a CDS encoding branched-chain amino acid ABC transporter permease, with the protein MTGFLQNTFNGLVSGAFLALLALGLAVIFGMLRVVNFAHGTVYMLGAFGAYVLLDSAGLPFWWALLIVPVVLGVGGMVLERAFIHRLTRLDPLYNFLLTFGLALILQDLVKWRYGVQSTPYATPSGLDGTLDLGLFDFPAYRVFVLGFAVAACVAVWLVLARTRVGVVVRAATERPDLTRALGIDVGRWITPVFGFGVALAGLAGVLAAPMRAVNPLMGSDLIIVVFAVVVIGGLGSVFGSVAAAFAIGLVQAWGEAYASHWPIVAQITVFVVMAAVLLWRPTGLFGREEMAA; encoded by the coding sequence GTGACCGGCTTCCTGCAGAACACGTTCAACGGGCTGGTGAGCGGGGCCTTCCTGGCCCTGCTCGCCCTCGGCCTGGCCGTCATCTTCGGCATGCTCCGGGTGGTCAACTTCGCCCACGGCACGGTCTACATGCTCGGCGCCTTCGGGGCGTACGTGCTGCTGGACAGCGCCGGGCTGCCGTTCTGGTGGGCGCTGCTGATCGTGCCGGTGGTGCTCGGCGTCGGCGGCATGGTGCTGGAGCGGGCGTTCATCCACCGGTTGACCAGGCTGGACCCGCTCTACAACTTCCTGCTCACGTTCGGGCTCGCGCTGATCCTGCAGGACCTGGTCAAGTGGCGCTACGGCGTGCAGTCCACGCCGTACGCCACCCCGTCCGGGCTGGACGGCACGCTTGACCTGGGGCTGTTCGACTTCCCGGCGTACCGGGTGTTCGTGCTCGGGTTCGCGGTCGCGGCGTGCGTCGCGGTGTGGCTGGTGCTGGCCCGGACCCGGGTCGGCGTGGTGGTGCGGGCCGCGACCGAGCGGCCCGACCTCACCCGGGCGCTGGGCATCGACGTCGGGCGGTGGATCACGCCGGTGTTCGGGTTCGGCGTCGCCCTGGCCGGGCTGGCCGGGGTGCTGGCCGCACCGATGCGGGCGGTGAACCCGCTGATGGGCAGCGATCTGATCATCGTGGTGTTCGCGGTCGTGGTGATCGGCGGGCTGGGCTCGGTGTTCGGGTCGGTGGCGGCGGCGTTCGCGATCGGGCTGGTGCAGGCGTGGGGCGAGGCGTACGCGTCGCACTGGCCCATCGTCGCCCAGATCACCGTGTTCGTGGTGATGGCGGCGGTGCTGCTGTGGCGGCCGACCGGCCTGTTCGGGCGAGAGGAGATGGCGGCATGA
- a CDS encoding branched-chain amino acid ABC transporter permease produces the protein MRWVRPALAAAGLAVALWLPNGLYPAVAVEILCWVLFAVAVDLLLGYTGLLSFGHAAFWGTSAYVTGLVAIGSGWPFPLAVLAGALAAAALALPIGYLAVKRTGIYFAMVTLAFAQMVYYIANEWRSVTRGENGLQDVPRTLGGLDLSDAYWFYYAALPLVLLGVLAAWRIVHSPFGRVLVAVRDNPARARALGYPVHRYKLLAFVLSAFLAGLGGGLFAMAHRFVSLDTLHWTTSGKAVIIVVLGGIGTLWGGAVGSALVVRLEDWLAFSGFEQVGLVTGAVFVLTVLLFRRGIWGSLAQLAARLPKRQG, from the coding sequence ATGAGGTGGGTGCGACCCGCGCTGGCGGCCGCCGGGCTGGCGGTCGCGCTGTGGCTGCCCAACGGGCTCTACCCGGCCGTGGCCGTGGAGATCCTGTGCTGGGTGCTGTTCGCGGTCGCCGTCGACCTGCTGCTCGGCTACACCGGGCTGCTGTCGTTCGGCCACGCCGCCTTCTGGGGCACCTCGGCGTACGTCACCGGCCTGGTCGCCATCGGCAGCGGCTGGCCGTTCCCGCTGGCGGTGCTGGCCGGGGCGCTGGCGGCCGCCGCGCTGGCGCTGCCGATCGGATACCTGGCAGTCAAGCGGACCGGGATCTACTTCGCCATGGTCACGCTGGCGTTCGCGCAGATGGTGTACTACATCGCCAACGAGTGGCGCTCGGTCACCCGGGGCGAGAACGGGCTGCAGGACGTGCCGCGCACCCTCGGCGGGCTCGACCTGTCCGACGCGTACTGGTTCTACTACGCGGCCCTGCCGCTGGTGCTGCTCGGCGTCCTGGCGGCGTGGCGGATCGTGCACTCGCCGTTCGGGCGGGTGCTGGTCGCGGTACGGGACAACCCGGCCCGCGCGCGGGCGCTGGGGTATCCGGTGCACCGGTACAAGCTGCTCGCGTTCGTGCTGTCGGCGTTCCTGGCCGGGCTGGGCGGCGGGCTGTTCGCCATGGCGCACCGGTTCGTCTCGCTGGACACCCTGCACTGGACCACATCCGGCAAGGCCGTGATCATCGTGGTGCTCGGCGGGATCGGCACGCTGTGGGGCGGCGCCGTCGGCTCCGCCCTGGTGGTGCGCCTGGAGGACTGGCTCGCCTTCTCGGGCTTCGAGCAGGTCGGCCTGGTCACCGGCGCGGTGTTCGTGCTGACGGTGCTGCTGTTCCGGCGCGGCATCTGGGGCAGCCTCGCGCAGCTGGCCGCCCGGCTGCCGAAACGGCAGGGCTGA
- a CDS encoding ferredoxin, whose product MSDRLRVAVDREACCGSGNCVRTVPEVFDQDEADGLVLLRQPAPAEADWAAVREAAYNCPAGAIEVTQG is encoded by the coding sequence GTGAGCGACAGGCTGCGGGTCGCCGTCGACCGCGAGGCCTGCTGCGGGTCGGGCAACTGCGTGCGTACCGTGCCGGAGGTCTTCGACCAGGACGAGGCCGACGGCTTGGTGCTGCTGCGGCAGCCCGCGCCGGCGGAGGCGGACTGGGCCGCGGTGCGCGAGGCGGCCTACAACTGCCCGGCGGGCGCGATCGAGGTCACGCAGGGCTGA
- a CDS encoding cytochrome P450 has translation MSDTLATRIPTYPFGNDGLDPRLPDFGLEGVGRVQLPTGQQALLFTRHEHLRELLRSPDFSSDFTRPGFPLIRPLPDEMPRREGSFIRMDPPEHTKFRRMLTPEFMIKHIRTLEPLIQQTVTDALASMQAVGKPADLVEHFALPVPSMVICHLLGVPYADHEFFQERSRILLAWSSPLDVVRTAVEELREYLVRLIERKRGEPGDDMISRLAAERVATGEMTEPELVGLSLLLLIAGHETTSNMIGLSALVMLQHPAQLERLRQDPARIDDTVEELLRYLTIVRTGLTRVAIRDTVVGGHRVPAGQGVIGLLSAANRDADVFPDGDRFDLTRGSHQHMAFGFGIHQCIGQPLARAELRIALAELFTRLPNLELAVDPDSVEFRDAVVFGVRELAVTW, from the coding sequence ATGTCAGACACACTGGCCACCCGCATTCCCACCTACCCGTTCGGCAACGACGGCCTCGACCCGCGACTGCCCGACTTCGGCCTGGAGGGAGTCGGCCGGGTGCAACTGCCCACCGGACAGCAGGCGCTGCTGTTCACCCGGCACGAGCACCTGCGTGAGCTGCTGCGCAGCCCCGACTTCTCCAGCGACTTCACCCGGCCCGGCTTTCCGCTGATCCGGCCCCTGCCCGACGAGATGCCCCGGCGCGAGGGCTCGTTCATCCGGATGGACCCGCCGGAGCACACCAAGTTCCGGAGGATGCTCACGCCGGAGTTCATGATCAAGCACATCCGGACGCTGGAACCGCTGATCCAGCAGACCGTGACCGACGCGCTGGCGTCGATGCAGGCCGTCGGGAAGCCCGCCGACCTGGTCGAGCACTTCGCCCTGCCGGTGCCGTCGATGGTGATCTGCCACCTGCTCGGCGTGCCCTACGCCGACCACGAGTTCTTCCAGGAGCGCAGCCGGATCCTGCTGGCCTGGTCCAGCCCGCTGGACGTGGTCCGCACCGCGGTCGAGGAGCTGCGCGAATACCTCGTCCGCCTGATCGAGCGCAAGCGGGGCGAACCGGGTGACGACATGATCAGCCGCCTGGCGGCCGAGCGCGTCGCGACCGGCGAGATGACCGAGCCGGAGCTGGTCGGCCTGTCGCTGCTGCTGCTCATCGCCGGGCACGAGACCACCTCGAACATGATCGGGCTCAGCGCGCTGGTCATGCTCCAGCACCCCGCACAGCTCGAACGGCTGCGCCAGGACCCGGCCCGGATCGACGACACCGTCGAGGAGCTGCTGCGCTACCTGACCATCGTGCGCACCGGGCTGACCCGCGTCGCGATCCGCGACACCGTGGTCGGCGGCCACCGGGTCCCGGCCGGTCAGGGCGTGATCGGGCTGCTGTCGGCGGCCAACCGCGACGCCGACGTGTTCCCCGACGGCGACCGGTTCGACCTGACCCGCGGCTCGCACCAGCACATGGCGTTCGGGTTCGGCATCCACCAGTGCATCGGGCAGCCCCTGGCCCGCGCCGAGCTGCGCATCGCCCTGGCGGAGCTGTTCACCCGGCTGCCGAACCTGGAGCTGGCCGTCGACCCGGACAGCGTCGAGTTCCGCGACGCGGTCGTGTTCGGGGTGCGGGAGCTGGCGGTGACCTGGTGA
- a CDS encoding MFS transporter, whose translation MTPGHHTPRHLRMGHREILESLSGLLLVLFVAMISSTIVSTALPRIIGELNGTQTQYTWVVTATLLAATATTPIWGRLSDMFGKKLLVMVAITIFIGGSLLSGFAQDTAQLIAFRGVQGVGVGGLQALVQIVIASMIPPRERGRYNGYLGGVMAVATLAGPLLGGLIVDTSWLGWRWCFFVGVPIAVLAFALLWFTLDLPRAPRVKTKIDYAGALLITAGVSTLLVWVSFVGDSFAWLSGQSYAMVGGSVAVLALAVWVELRAESPVVPITIIAKRVPALAILASLAVGMAMFGGSVFLGQYFQIGRGYSPTEAGLLTMPMMLGVVISSTISGRMVTKSGRIKPYLVTGTIALVAGFLGLSFIDHATPLPAIGAGMLLVGLGVGMTMQNLVLAVQNTAALKDLGAATGSVTFFRSLGGTIGVSVLGAVLADRVQSTIAAHLAAAGLPAGAGGGSLNLAALPPAAQAIVREAYGDATGHVFLISAAVAAVGVLAALLLPTIVLRSSVGAPAAASHAEAAAQVGPQAASHAAPQAKTADPRVAPPAPRPVAHAGFAPRQPMPTGPRPAPHAPVAHAYRPAGYTPAHRRGASAPLAGARADGDGFGATGRDPWQERGDWTP comes from the coding sequence ATGACCCCCGGCCACCACACCCCCCGCCACCTGCGCATGGGCCACCGCGAGATCCTCGAATCGCTCAGTGGCCTGCTGCTCGTGCTGTTCGTCGCCATGATCAGCTCGACCATCGTCTCGACCGCGCTGCCGCGCATCATCGGCGAGCTGAACGGCACCCAGACGCAGTACACCTGGGTCGTCACCGCGACGCTGCTCGCCGCCACCGCCACCACCCCGATCTGGGGCCGGCTGTCGGACATGTTCGGCAAGAAGCTGCTGGTCATGGTCGCGATCACGATCTTCATCGGGGGCTCGCTGCTCAGCGGGTTCGCGCAGGACACCGCGCAGCTGATCGCGTTCCGGGGGGTGCAGGGTGTCGGCGTCGGCGGCCTGCAGGCCCTCGTCCAGATCGTGATCGCCTCGATGATCCCGCCCCGCGAGCGCGGCCGGTACAACGGCTACCTCGGCGGCGTGATGGCGGTGGCGACCCTGGCCGGACCGCTGCTGGGCGGACTGATCGTGGACACCTCGTGGCTGGGCTGGCGCTGGTGCTTCTTCGTCGGCGTGCCCATCGCGGTGCTCGCGTTCGCGCTGCTGTGGTTCACCCTCGACCTGCCCCGGGCGCCCCGGGTCAAGACGAAGATCGACTACGCGGGCGCGCTGCTGATCACCGCCGGGGTGAGCACGCTGCTGGTCTGGGTGTCGTTCGTCGGCGACTCGTTCGCCTGGCTGTCGGGGCAGAGCTACGCCATGGTGGGCGGCTCGGTCGCGGTCCTGGCTCTGGCGGTATGGGTCGAGCTGCGCGCCGAGAGCCCCGTCGTCCCGATCACGATCATCGCCAAGCGGGTGCCCGCCCTGGCCATCCTCGCCAGCCTCGCGGTCGGCATGGCCATGTTCGGCGGCTCGGTCTTCCTCGGCCAGTACTTCCAGATCGGCCGCGGCTACAGCCCGACCGAGGCCGGGCTGCTCACCATGCCGATGATGCTCGGCGTGGTCATCTCCTCGACCATCAGCGGCAGGATGGTCACCAAGTCCGGCCGGATCAAGCCGTACCTGGTGACCGGGACGATCGCGCTGGTCGCCGGGTTCCTGGGGCTGTCGTTCATCGACCACGCCACCCCGCTGCCCGCCATCGGCGCCGGCATGCTCCTGGTCGGCCTGGGCGTCGGCATGACCATGCAGAACCTGGTGCTGGCCGTGCAGAACACCGCCGCGCTCAAGGACCTCGGCGCGGCCACCGGCTCGGTGACCTTCTTCCGCTCGCTCGGCGGCACCATCGGCGTCTCGGTGCTCGGCGCCGTGCTCGCCGACCGGGTGCAGTCGACCATCGCCGCGCACCTGGCCGCGGCCGGGCTGCCCGCCGGTGCGGGCGGCGGCTCGCTCAACCTGGCCGCCCTGCCGCCCGCCGCCCAGGCCATCGTGCGCGAGGCGTACGGCGACGCCACCGGCCACGTCTTCCTCATCTCGGCCGCCGTGGCCGCCGTCGGTGTGCTCGCCGCGCTGCTGCTGCCCACGATCGTGCTGCGGTCCAGCGTCGGCGCCCCAGCCGCCGCCTCCCACGCCGAGGCTGCGGCGCAGGTCGGGCCGCAGGCCGCATCGCACGCCGCGCCGCAGGCCAAGACTGCGGACCCCCGGGTCGCCCCGCCCGCGCCCCGGCCGGTCGCGCACGCCGGGTTCGCGCCGCGCCAGCCGATGCCGACCGGGCCGCGCCCCGCCCCGCACGCACCCGTGGCGCACGCGTACCGGCCCGCCGGGTACACCCCCGCCCATCGGCGCGGCGCGTCGGCCCCGCTCGCGGGCGCGCGTGCCGACGGGGACGGGTTCGGCGCAACCGGGCGGGACCCCTGGCAGGAGCGCGGCGACTGGACGCCGTGA